In a genomic window of Acidobacteriota bacterium:
- a CDS encoding DUF5615 family PIN-like protein → MILWVDAQFSPAIATWIQTTFGIEAYALRDIGLRDATDLEIFNQAKVVGAVILTKDTRVLPI, encoded by the coding sequence ATGATCCTTTGGGTAGACGCACAATTTTCACCAGCTATTGCCACCTGGATACAAACAACGTTTGGCATAGAGGCTTATGCCTTGCGTGACATTGGTTTACGGGATGCAACCGACCTGGAAATCTTCAATCAGGCGAAAGTCGTTGGAGCAGTTATCTTGACCAAAGACA